CGTTGCCGTCGTCGACGGAGACGGTGGCTCGCGGGCCGTCGTCCACGCTGCCGCCGAAATCGAGGACCGCGGCGGCGACGACGGACGCGAGGATGACGGTGAGCGCGACCATCAACACGACGCCGATGACCGGGCTCACGCCGCGGTCGTCCAGTTCGGGCGCGTCGATGGTGGTGTCCTGCATGGTGTGGTCGGTGGCGGGCGCTCGTTCGTCTGGGTATGGCGGCGTCACGGAATAAAGGCTCGTGGCTTCTCGCCGGCGTGGGCGACGACGTTATGCCGGCGGCGGCCGTGGTCCACGCCGATGATAGAGGGGTTGGACGAGGACGTGGCGGACGCGTCGGCGGTGCGGGAGCGCCGGGACGACGTGGTGGCGCGGGTGCGCGAGCACGCCGGGCAGATGGCGTGGGAACTCGCGCGCTTGGAGGGCGGCGAGTACGGACGCCGGTCGTTTCGCGTGGATGGCGGGGAGTGGACGGTGAAACACGAGGCCGGCGAACTGGAGTTCCTGCGCTTCGAGGGGCAGGCCGGGCTGGACGTGTACGTCGTGTCGACCCACCAGCCCCCGGAGCCCGAGCCGCTGGCGCGGGCGATGGAGCATTACGCGGGCCTCGTGGATTCGTTCGAGGCGTACGTCCGGGGACTCGACGGCGTGCTCGACGGCGTGCCCGAGGAGTTCCCCGAGGTGGCGTCGGCGGCGTCGGTGGCCGACGAGCGCGACCGCGTCGTCTCGCGGATTCGCGGCGTCGCCGACGAGATGGCGGGCGCGTTACACCGCGTGGAGAACACCGAGTACGGGACGTTCGCGGCGACGGTCGAGGGGACGCGCTGGGAGTTGAAACGCGAACTCGACCGCGCGTCGTACGTGCGCGTCGGCGGCGCGCAGGGCGTCTATCTGGTCTCCCAGTACGGGCCGCCGTCGGCCCGCGACCTCCGTGAGTACGCGCCGGACGTGGCGTCGTTCGTCGCGGCGTTCAACGAGGACGTGGCGTCGCTGAGCGACGACCTCGATTCGGTGTCGCTGTAGGTCCCGCAGGCGCGACGGCGTGCCGCCGGGATTCCACACCTTCATTACGCGGGCGCTCCGTTTCCCACCCGATTACCGTGAGTGGGGAGCGCGTCGTCGAGAACGCATCGGAGGCCGGGAAACAGACGCGACTCGTGGTGGTGTGCGGGCTGCCGGGCGCGGGGAAGACGACCGTCGCGGAGCACGCCGTCGACGCGCTCGACGCGACGCTGTTCCGGACGGACGTCGTGCGCAAGGACTTGTTCCCGGACCCCGAGTACACGCGCGAGGAGATGCGCGCCGTCTACGACGAACTGTTCTCGCGGGCCGAGGACGCCGTGGCCGACGGTGACGCCGTGGTGCTCGACGGGACGTTCAAGCGCCGCGAGTACCGCGGGCGGGCGCGTCGGGCGGCCGAAGAACTCGGCGTGCCGTTCACGCTCGTTCGCGTCGCCTGCGAGGAGGACGTGGTTCGGGAGCGGATTCGCGCGCGCTCCGGGGACGCGAGCGACGCCGACTTCGAGATTCACCAGCAGTACCGCGAGGAGTTCGAGTCGCTCGCCGGGGAGCACGCGCGCGTGGACAACTCGGGGACGCTGGAGGAGACGCTCGCGCAGGTCGACCGCCTGTTCTAGGTCTCGCCACGCTTTTCTCCGCGCTCTGCGAATCGCCGTCGATGAGCGACGACCCCATGGCGTGGGAGACGACGAACCGCAAGACGGCGTACACGTGCCCGGGGTTCGACGTCGTCCACGAGGACGTAGTGTTGCCCGACGGCACGGAGACGGACTTCGACTACCTCGTCGACGACCCCGCCGTCGTCGTCCTGCCGTTCACGCCCGACGGCGACGTGGTGCTCATCGAGGAGTGGCGCCAGACCGTCAAGCGCGTGAACCGCGCGCTCCCGGCGGGGAGCGTAGAGGGCGACGAGGACCTCGCGGTGGCGGCGCGCCGGGAACTCACGGAGGAGACGGGCTACGAGGCCGAGTCGGTCGAGCGGTTCGCGACCTACGAGCCCGCCAACGGCATCAGCGACGCCGTCCACCACTACTTCGTCGCGGAGGGCTGCGAGCCGACGGGCGAGCAGAACCTGGACTTCAACGAGTCGATTCGCGTGACGACCGAGGCCTACGACGAACTCCTCGATTCGGTCCGTCGGGACGACGTGCGCGACGGCCGCACCGCGCTCGGCGTGTTGCAGTACGAACTCGGCGACGCGTAGCGCGACCGGAGGCCGCGGTCTCGACCGCCGGTCGAAGCGGTCAGCCAGTTCGAGCGGCGCGAGAGCGGGCGTTTAATCGAACAGTTCGCCGTTGAGGCCGGTGGTACCGGTCCAGTACGACCGGAAGAACAGGAACAGATACGCGGTGACCAGGGCGACAGCCACACCCAGCATCAGGAGTTCCATACGCGCGTTTCGGCAGACGAACAGATAAATCCCTGTCAGCGGGGGCGGGGCTTATTTCGGTCCGACGCGACGCCCCTGCATGGGAACCATCGTCTACGAGGACCCCCAGAAGGGCGTGACCGAGTGGCCGACCGACGACGAGAACCTCCACTACGACGAGGACACCGGCCACTGGCTGGTGCGGACTGAGGACGGCACCGTCCGGCGGATTCCCCGCGAGCGCGTCTGTTACGTGGAGACGTCGGTGTAGCCGAACGGCAAGCCCTATGCGAGCGAGGCGGCTACCGGGGGCTAATGAGAGAGGTCTTCGAAATCGCCGCGCAGGACGGCGCGGCGCGCATCGGCGAACTCGACGTGCCGCGGGCGGGCGTCACCGTCGAGACGCCGACCCTGATGCCGGTCGTGAACCCGAACCTGATTACGGTCGACCCCGCGCGCTTCCCGGAGTTCGGCGCGGAGATGCTCATCACGAACTCCTACATCATCAAGAACGACCCCGACCTGAACGAGCGCGCGCTCGACGAGGGGCTCCACGAGATGCTCGGCTTCGACGGCGCCATCATGACCGACTCGGGGAGTTTCCAACTCGCGGAGTACGGCGAAATCGACACCGACACCGAGGAGATTCTGCAGTTCCAGCGCGACATCGGGAGCGACATCGGGACGCCCGTGGACATCCCGACGCCGCCTGATTCGTCCCGCGAGCAGGCCGAAGAGGAACTCGCGACCACCCAAGAGCGCCTCGAACTCGCGGAGACCGTCGACGTCGGCGATATGCTCGTGAACGCGCCCGTGCAGGGGTCGACGTACCCCGACCTCCGCGAGCGAGCGGGCGAGCACGCCTACGGCACGAGCCTCGATTTGTTCCCGGTGGGCGCGGTCGTCCCGCTGATGAACCAGTACCGCTACGACGACATGACGGAGGCCGTGCTCGCGGCGAAACGCGGCCTCGGGCGGGACGCCCCCGTCCACCTGTTCGGCGCGGGCCACCCGATGATGTTCGCGCTCGCCGCGGCGCTCGGCTGTGACCTCTTCGACTCCGCCGCGTACGCCATCTACGCCCGCGACGACCGCTACCTCACGGTCTCCGGGACGAAACACCTCGACAGCCTCCACTACTTCCCCTGTGACTGCCCGGTCTGCGCCGAGCACACGCCCCGCGAGGTCGAGCGCATGGGCGACGCCGCCCGGGAGGAACTGCTCGCCGAGCACAACCTCCACGTCTCCTTCGGCGAACTCCGGCGCGTCAAGCAGGCCATCAAGGCCGGGAACCTGATGGAACTCGTGGAGGCGCGCGCCCACGCCCACCCCCGGACGCTGGACGGCTACCGCGCGCTCCTCGACCACGCCGACCAACTCGAAGCGAGCGACCCCGCGAGCAAGGACGCGTTCCGGTACACGTCCGCCGACAGCGCGCGCCGTCCCGAAGTCCTCCGGCACCACCGGCGCCTCGCGCGCCTCGACGTGGCGGGCGACGACGTGCTCCTCACCGAGGGCGACGACAACCGCCGGTTCGACGAGTGCTGGAACGTCGTCGCGCCGTTCGGCCCCTTCCCGTCCGCGCTCTCCACGACCTACCCCCTAACAGCGGAGACGCCTGAGCGAATGGACGCCGCGGGCTACGAGGCGGCCGCCGAGGGAATCCGGCGCCTCGCCGACGCAAACCCGGAGACGCAGTTCACGCTCGCGCACCACGACTGGCCCGCCACGGCGCTCGACGCGGTGCCCGAGCGCGTGGAGACGGTGGACACGTCGGGCGGCGACTGAAAGGCAAGGCAATTGGGCGCGCGCCCCCGAACAGAGGGCATGACCGACTACTTCGAGGTCCACGAGCGCGACGCCGCGGCGCGCGTGGGCGAACTCCGCCTCGCGGAGTCCGTGACGACGCCGGCGCTCGCCGACGACGTCGTCGAGGACGCCGGGAGCCGGTGGGCGGAACCCCAATCACTCCCCGAGGGCGACGACTTCGTGCTGACCGTGCTTCCCCACCGCGCGTTCCCGTCGGGGACCGCCGACGAGGTGCAGGAGTCGTTCGCGCCGGACTACCCGGACGTCGACTACCCGAGCGCCGCAGTCGTCTCTCCGGAGACGGCCGATGACTTCGGCGCCGACGCGTACGTGCTGTCGGGCGCGCCCGGGACCGTCGGCCACGGGTCGGCGTTCCGCGACGCCGTCGTCGAGGTTCGAGAGGCCGTCCCGGACGACACTGCGCTCTACCTCCCGGGCGTCGCGACGCCCCAGAACGTCGCCGTGCTCGTGTACGCGGGCGTCGACCTCGTGGACGCCGACCGCGCCGTGATTCGCGGGACGCAGGGCACCTACCTCACGACCGACGGCGAGTACGACCTCGACGAACTGGACGAACTGCCGTGTGCCTGTTCGGCGTGCCGCCAGCCAATCAGTGAATTCGACCGGGAGGACTGCGTCGACCACAACGTCGCCCTGCTGGAGGCCGAGTTGGCGCGCGTGCGTCGCCGCATCCGTGACGGTCGCCTCCGGGACTACGTCGAGGGGCAGGCGCGCCACGAGGCGTGGGTGACCGCGGCGTTCCGCGAGTTCGACCAGCAGTACGGCTACCTCGAGGAGCGCACGCCCGCGCTCCGCGACTCCCTGCTATTGGCGTCGACGGAGGACGCGCTCCGCCGCGTGGAGATTCAGCGCTTCGCCGACCGCGTCACCTCGCGGTACAAGAAACGACTGGACGGCCATCCCCTCCTCCTCGTGCCGTGTTCCGCGCGGAAGCCGTACAGCGACTCTCAGAGCCACCGGCAGTTCCAGGACGCCGCCGACTACCGCGCGCACATGGTCTCCATCACGTCGCCCATCGGGGTCGTGCCCCAGGAACTCGAACTCACGTACCCCGCCCAGCACTACGACTCCGTGGTGACGGGGCGGTGGAGCGAGGAGGAGAAGGACTTCGTCGCGCGCGTCCTGAAGCGCTATCTCGAGCGCACCGACTACTCCCGAGTCATCGCGCACGTTCCGCCGGAGGGCTACCGCGACATCTGCGAGCGCGTCGCCGGCGAGGTCGACGTCCCCTTCGAGTTCACCGTCGAGGAGCACCCGACGACGAGCGAGGCGCTCGGCGAACTGAACGCCGCGCTCGCGGGCGAGGACAAGATTTGGGTGCAGGAACGCGAGGAGGCCACGCTTCGCTCGGTGGCCGACTACTTCATCGGCGACGGCGCGGGCGACGACCTGTTCCCGGACCTCGAAGTGCAGGGCCGCTACCCGAAACTGCAGGCGCTCGACGCGGACGGCGAGCAGTTGGCGGCGCTCGTCCCCGAGTACGGGTCGCTGTCGTTCACGCTCGCCGGCGCGCGCCGCTGGGTGGACAGCGACGCGCCCACCAAGCGCGTGGAGATAGACGGCTTCGTCCCGCAGGGGAGCGTGCTCGCACCGGGTATCCTGGACGCGAGCGACGACATCCGGGTCGGCGACGAAGTGGTCGTCGAGGGGCCGAAGGCCTTCGCGGTCGGGCGCGCGCAGATGCCCGGCCCGGCGATGGCCGACGCCACTCGCGGCGTCGCGGTGCAGGTCCGCCACTGCGAGGAGAAGTGACAGGCGGGCGGTCGTCGTCGCTGACACGACCCCGCTTTACGTGGCCTCGTCGAACTCCTCGTCCGGTGTTATTATCGCCGTAACACCTCGGTGTCCCGCGAATCGAGGGTATATTTACGCCCCGCCTGAATTGTACTTAGCCGGTACATTATTGTTTAGCGTTACTTTCAAGTGGCTTATCAACTATGCCTACATGCGCTCCAATAATGGGGGACAGAAACACAGTTCAACAGTCGAGGGGGGTACTCGACGTGAACGGCCCGCAGTTCGAGAACCGACAGTGGATCGTCGCGAAGTCGCTGCTCGAAGTCAACGACGCGTGTACGCGCACACTCGAGGACCTGGTCTTCCACGCGACGCGACCGGACGCCGACGACCGGTCCGACCAACTCAAACAACAAATAGACGACATGATTCGGCGACACGAGCGACTCGTCGCAGAACTCGAACTGGCCAGAGAAGCGATAGACGGTCCCGAATAACCCTTAATACTGTTAGTACTCGCTAACAGTATCTACGAATAGTTCGAAACCGGATAGGAACCCCGGAATATATGTCCGCGAGGCGCGAGTCTTGGCACGATGAAACTCGCCGTTCCGACGGACTTCGAGATATTAGACGCGCTTTCCGACGGCAAACGAAACAACGCCGTCAACATCTCTCACATCATCGATAAGAACCGCGCGTACATCAACACGCGCCTCCCCGTGCTCGCCGACTACTCGCTCGTCGAGCGCGTCGGCCCCGCGCCGAACAGCGGGCTCTACGCGATCACCGAGAAAGGACAGGTCGTCCTCGAACACCGCAGCGTCTACGAGGACGGCGACGTCGACGACTTCGACCAGTTCGTCGACGACGAACTGAACGGCGAGTAACGCTTCTCATCTCGGGTCCGTCCGCCGCGGCTCGCTTCTCCCACCCGGTAGTTCCTGCTTAACGCCCAACCTATTCTCTCCGAAACTATTTTAACCTCTTTTGCTATATACCGACAGTACATGCGAATGGTGGGTAGCGATGACACGTCGGGGGACTGGCGGGGATTGCTGTCCGGCATTCGCTGTGACTCAACCACAACATGACACGGACTTCGAAGACTGAACAGGCGCGCGCGGTACTACTCGCGGCGCTGATGGTGCTCTCCGTCATGGTGGGCTCCATCGCGTTCGCCGGGAGTGCTGCAGCCGCCTCAAACGCCGGACCCGAGGAGTTCTCCGATCTGGGGACAGATGCGGGGACGCTCGCGGCCGGTGAGACGGCAGTCGTACAGACAATAGAAGTGAACGACACCGACGCGGACGACGGAACCGGTGACACGAACCCGGTCAACGTGACCAAGGTCAACGTGTCCAATGCAGGTGGCACCACCGTCTCCGCGTCGAACGTCTCCGAGGTGCGGATTCTCGACGCGAGCGGCAACGAGCTCGCGTCGGCCGCCCCGTCCGGAGCGCTGAGTACCGGACAGACTTTCGACATCACGAACGTCACTATCCCGGACAACGGGAGTACGACGCTCCAAGTCGAAGTGACGATTGCCCCGGACGCCACGGAAGACGGCAACACGCTGGAACTGGCCACGAAGGCGAACTGGACGGAGGGACCGAACTCCGGCCAGACCGCCTACGTGACTGACGGTGTCGCCGAGACGCTCGACACCGTCGAGCCGGGTCTCAGCAGCGCGTCGACGGCTGACAACGACAACGACGGCTCCGTCGACACGATTACCGTCATGTTCAGCGAGGACGTACAGGACTCGTCCGTCGAGGCTTCGGACTTCTCGCTGAGTGACGGTAGCGTCGACAGCGTCGACACGAGCCCGTCCGACAACAGCACAGTCCACCTGACGGTGAGCGATGTCGGCGACACGGCGGCGACGCCGAACGTCAACCTCTCCGCAGGTAGCGTCACCGACGTCGCCGGCAACGCTGGCCCGGCGGCTGAGGAGCAGGTCACTGCGACTGACAACGCGAACCCTGCCGTGACGGACAAGAACCTGAACAAGACGCTCGTCAACGACGCGGACGCACCCGCCACGGTCGAGGTCAACGTCACGTTCAGCGAGAACGTCACCGCTGGTACCGTCCAGATTGTCGACAGCGGTCTGGCCACCAGTCCGCTCGACGTGACTGGCTCCGTCGACAACGACACGTTCAGCGGAACGGTCACGATCAACGACAACAACGACGACGTCGAAGCGAACCTGAGCGTCACTGGATTCAGCGGCGAGAACGGCAACACTCAGGAAGCGTACAGCCAGCAGGCGCTGACCATCGACACGCAAGAGGACATCAGCATCAATTCCGCTGAGACGGCCGACCTGAACGACGACGGAACCGTCGAGACGATCAACGTCACGTTCAGTGACGCTGTCGACGACAGCACCGTTCTCACCGCAATCGAGAACGACGACTTCAACCTCAAGTCCGCTACCGTCGAAGACCTCAACGGTGGCGAAGCGAACGACGCGACGGTCTCGCTCGAAGTCTCCGGACTCGGGAACACGGCGGCGACGGACGAACTCTCGCTGTTCTCGAACTCCATTGAGGACACCGCGGGTAACCCCGGTCCGACGACTGGTACGTTCAAGCCGGTCAGTGACGGCGCGAAGCCCGTCGTCACCGACGTGACGCTGAACGTCACTGAACTGAACGAGTCCGACGTGCCTGCCGACGTCGAAGTCAACGTCTCGTTCAGCGAGAAGATGGGCACTGACCCGTCGGTCACGCTCGTCGGTCTCAGTCAAGGCGACATCACGGCGTCGCCCGCGAGCGCTGACGACGGCGACGCGAACCTGTCCGCGACGACTGTCAGTCAGATTGCAGATAACGACGAGGACGTCTCGGTCTACGTCAACGTCTCCGATGGCGACGACAGCAGCGGGAACGCTGTCGAGACGTGGAACCAGAGCGACCTCACCGTCGACACGCTCGCCCCGAGTGTCACCGTGAACAACTCGGAAGCGCCCGAGGGCGAAATCGTCAGCGGTGAACTCGACCTCTCGACGTTCTTCGACATCTCGGAGGACGACGGGGGCGAGACGACGTACCTGATCAACACGACCGCCGGCGGCTCGAACTACTCCGAGGTCAACGAGCAGTTCGACACGAACTCCATCGACGACACCGCGCACCTGACCGTGCGCGCCGTCGACACGGACAACGTCGGCAACAGCGACAACGCGACGACGGCCGACATCAACGTCGACAACACGGCACCGCAGGTCACCATTCAGAGCCCGTCCGAGACGACGGCTCGCCAGAGCGGTGGCGTACTCGACGTGACCGTCGACGTCACCGAGCAGAACCTCGCAGCCGACAACGCGACGCTCGTGCTTTCGGATGGCAACAAGACCATCCAGTACAACGCGTCGCTGAGCGACGGTTCGAACGAGGTCGACCTCCTGCTGAACACGTCCGAGAACGCCTCGGATGCGTCGGCCATCGAGCCGAACCTGTCCGCGACGAACACCACGTTCGACACGCAGACGGTCTACGACCTGTCCGTGACGGTCGACGACTCCACGGGCAAGTCCACGACCGCGACGCAGACGGACGCGCTGTTCCTCGACGACACGGCGCCGGCGAACTTCAGCCTCGTCGCGCCGAGCGAGGCGACCGAGTACGACCCGACGGTCGAGGGTGAAGACGAACTCGTCGTTTCCTACGGCTACACCGAGGACAACGTCGACACCGTGACCGTGTCGCTCACGAACGAGAGCGGCGCAGTCGCGAACGTCACAGTCGACGAGTCCCAGTACACGGACGACGGCGTCATCAAGAGCTTCGAGCTCGACCTCGTCGACTCCTTCGACACCGGTTCGCTGGCCGACGGTCGGTACAACGTCTCCGTGACGGTGACCGACCTCGCCGGCAACAAGCTCGTCGACAACACGACGAACGCGCCGGTCGCGATCAACGCCGAGTCGCCGTCGGACGGCACGCCGTCCTTCCAGGGCACCACGCCGACCGCGACGGCGTCCATCGGCGAGGACCCGGAGAACGTGACGGTCGAAGCGACCTACAACGTCTCCGTGCCCGAGGTCACTGACGCGGGCGCCATCGAGGACCCGCAGAACTCCCTCGAGAACGTCGACGTCACCGCACCCAACGCGACCGTCGTCGTGGACTACTACGACGCGAGTGAGGGCAAGTACCTCACGTACACCGAGGAAGTCGCTGTCGACTTCTCCGGTGAGAACGCGACCGCGAACGCGACCATCACCGAGAGCGTGACGGTCGACATCAGTGACGTCGGCCCGTCGCTCGACGACGGTGACCGCGTGCTCAAGCGGACGGCGTCGCTCTCCGGCAACGTCGGCGTCGACGTCGAGGCGTCCTACGGGACCGCCTCGAACACCGACGCTGTCGACACGGGGACGACGACCTTCGTCGACAACGAGACGGTCGCGCCGACCCTCGACAGCATCGAAGTCGACGGTGACGTGAGCGCGACGAGCGACGAACTCGTGCTCACGTTCGACCGTCCGGTGCAGGCGACGGCCGCCGGCATCACTGCCGACGACTTCGCCTACATCAACGAGAACGGCAACGTCGACAACTACGTGACCGCAGTCAGTGGCGTCGGTGACGGCGACACCCAAGTCACGGTCACGCTGAACGGTGCTGTCGAAGCCGGCGACGTCGGCTCCGACATCGTCAGCATCCAGCCCGACGTGCTGGAGAACACCGAATCGCCGAACAAGAACGTGTCCGCGACGAGCGACACGTTCGCGGAGACCACCGCGCCCGTGCTGACGGACGCGACGGTCGGCGACGACGCGTCGACGGTCACCGTGACCTTCGACGAGCAGGTGCAGGCCGCGAACGGTAGCGACCTCACCGCCGCGAACTTCAGTTACTCCGGTAGCGCGAACGTGACGAGTGTGAGCCAGACGGCCGACGACACGGTCGTCGTCACCCTCGACGCGTCCGTCACCTCCGGAGAAATCGGCAGCGCCGAAATCGCGGTCAGCGACGTGTACGACCGCTTCGGCAACTCCCTCACGGACAGCACGGCGGTCACCGACGGCACGAAGCCGTCCGACCTCCAGATTGTCCAGCCGACCCAGCAGACCACCGTGAAGTCCGACGACCTCCTCGACGTGACGTACGGCTACGTCGAGAACGTCCCGGACAACGCGGAGACGACCGAAATCACGCTCACCGACAACGACGGCACGTCGTACACCTTCACGGTTGACGACACGCAGTACGTCGCGGGCGTGAACAAGACCGTCACGCTCGACTTGGGTAACAAGGGCACCCTCGAAGACGGTGCTTACCACGTCGAGATTACGGTCACCGACGCAGACAGTAACGAGGACACCGTCCAGACCGAGGACGCCGTCGTCGTGGTGAACGACGAGGCGCCGACGGTCAGTGACGTGTCCATCGCGAGCGACACGTCGGACATCGCGTCCGACTCGACGCTGAACGTCACGTACGACTACGACCCGGCACCGAACGCGACGAGCGTCACGGTGTGGGTTGTCGACAGCGAGGACGCCGGGAACTTCACGTCCGGTGACCTCGCGAACGCGTCGTACACGACCTACGAGA
The nucleotide sequence above comes from Halobacterium litoreum. Encoded proteins:
- a CDS encoding type IV pilin, whose product is MTPPYPDERAPATDHTMQDTTIDAPELDDRGVSPVIGVVLMVALTVILASVVAAAVLDFGGSVDDGPRATVSVDDGNVTVTSLGDDTAGVYCTGADTLNSPSGPDTDAGTLADIGDRILDCAGDSVVAVTDGGDEAVVRTRV
- a CDS encoding AAA family ATPase produces the protein MSGERVVENASEAGKQTRLVVVCGLPGAGKTTVAEHAVDALDATLFRTDVVRKDLFPDPEYTREEMRAVYDELFSRAEDAVADGDAVVLDGTFKRREYRGRARRAAEELGVPFTLVRVACEEDVVRERIRARSGDASDADFEIHQQYREEFESLAGEHARVDNSGTLEETLAQVDRLF
- a CDS encoding NUDIX hydrolase; amino-acid sequence: MSDDPMAWETTNRKTAYTCPGFDVVHEDVVLPDGTETDFDYLVDDPAVVVLPFTPDGDVVLIEEWRQTVKRVNRALPAGSVEGDEDLAVAARRELTEETGYEAESVERFATYEPANGISDAVHHYFVAEGCEPTGEQNLDFNESIRVTTEAYDELLDSVRRDDVRDGRTALGVLQYELGDA
- the tgtA gene encoding tRNA guanosine(15) transglycosylase TgtA; this translates as MREVFEIAAQDGAARIGELDVPRAGVTVETPTLMPVVNPNLITVDPARFPEFGAEMLITNSYIIKNDPDLNERALDEGLHEMLGFDGAIMTDSGSFQLAEYGEIDTDTEEILQFQRDIGSDIGTPVDIPTPPDSSREQAEEELATTQERLELAETVDVGDMLVNAPVQGSTYPDLRERAGEHAYGTSLDLFPVGAVVPLMNQYRYDDMTEAVLAAKRGLGRDAPVHLFGAGHPMMFALAAALGCDLFDSAAYAIYARDDRYLTVSGTKHLDSLHYFPCDCPVCAEHTPREVERMGDAAREELLAEHNLHVSFGELRRVKQAIKAGNLMELVEARAHAHPRTLDGYRALLDHADQLEASDPASKDAFRYTSADSARRPEVLRHHRRLARLDVAGDDVLLTEGDDNRRFDECWNVVAPFGPFPSALSTTYPLTAETPERMDAAGYEAAAEGIRRLADANPETQFTLAHHDWPATALDAVPERVETVDTSGGD
- the arcS gene encoding archaeosine synthase subunit alpha, yielding MTDYFEVHERDAAARVGELRLAESVTTPALADDVVEDAGSRWAEPQSLPEGDDFVLTVLPHRAFPSGTADEVQESFAPDYPDVDYPSAAVVSPETADDFGADAYVLSGAPGTVGHGSAFRDAVVEVREAVPDDTALYLPGVATPQNVAVLVYAGVDLVDADRAVIRGTQGTYLTTDGEYDLDELDELPCACSACRQPISEFDREDCVDHNVALLEAELARVRRRIRDGRLRDYVEGQARHEAWVTAAFREFDQQYGYLEERTPALRDSLLLASTEDALRRVEIQRFADRVTSRYKKRLDGHPLLLVPCSARKPYSDSQSHRQFQDAADYRAHMVSITSPIGVVPQELELTYPAQHYDSVVTGRWSEEEKDFVARVLKRYLERTDYSRVIAHVPPEGYRDICERVAGEVDVPFEFTVEEHPTTSEALGELNAALAGEDKIWVQEREEATLRSVADYFIGDGAGDDLFPDLEVQGRYPKLQALDADGEQLAALVPEYGSLSFTLAGARRWVDSDAPTKRVEIDGFVPQGSVLAPGILDASDDIRVGDEVVVEGPKAFAVGRAQMPGPAMADATRGVAVQVRHCEEK
- a CDS encoding ArsR family transcriptional regulator, with protein sequence MKLAVPTDFEILDALSDGKRNNAVNISHIIDKNRAYINTRLPVLADYSLVERVGPAPNSGLYAITEKGQVVLEHRSVYEDGDVDDFDQFVDDELNGE
- a CDS encoding beta strand repeat-containing protein yields the protein MTRTSKTEQARAVLLAALMVLSVMVGSIAFAGSAAAASNAGPEEFSDLGTDAGTLAAGETAVVQTIEVNDTDADDGTGDTNPVNVTKVNVSNAGGTTVSASNVSEVRILDASGNELASAAPSGALSTGQTFDITNVTIPDNGSTTLQVEVTIAPDATEDGNTLELATKANWTEGPNSGQTAYVTDGVAETLDTVEPGLSSASTADNDNDGSVDTITVMFSEDVQDSSVEASDFSLSDGSVDSVDTSPSDNSTVHLTVSDVGDTAATPNVNLSAGSVTDVAGNAGPAAEEQVTATDNANPAVTDKNLNKTLVNDADAPATVEVNVTFSENVTAGTVQIVDSGLATSPLDVTGSVDNDTFSGTVTINDNNDDVEANLSVTGFSGENGNTQEAYSQQALTIDTQEDISINSAETADLNDDGTVETINVTFSDAVDDSTVLTAIENDDFNLKSATVEDLNGGEANDATVSLEVSGLGNTAATDELSLFSNSIEDTAGNPGPTTGTFKPVSDGAKPVVTDVTLNVTELNESDVPADVEVNVSFSEKMGTDPSVTLVGLSQGDITASPASADDGDANLSATTVSQIADNDEDVSVYVNVSDGDDSSGNAVETWNQSDLTVDTLAPSVTVNNSEAPEGEIVSGELDLSTFFDISEDDGGETTYLINTTAGGSNYSEVNEQFDTNSIDDTAHLTVRAVDTDNVGNSDNATTADINVDNTAPQVTIQSPSETTARQSGGVLDVTVDVTEQNLAADNATLVLSDGNKTIQYNASLSDGSNEVDLLLNTSENASDASAIEPNLSATNTTFDTQTVYDLSVTVDDSTGKSTTATQTDALFLDDTAPANFSLVAPSEATEYDPTVEGEDELVVSYGYTEDNVDTVTVSLTNESGAVANVTVDESQYTDDGVIKSFELDLVDSFDTGSLADGRYNVSVTVTDLAGNKLVDNTTNAPVAINAESPSDGTPSFQGTTPTATASIGEDPENVTVEATYNVSVPEVTDAGAIEDPQNSLENVDVTAPNATVVVDYYDASEGKYLTYTEEVAVDFSGENATANATITESVTVDISDVGPSLDDGDRVLKRTASLSGNVGVDVEASYGTASNTDAVDTGTTTFVDNETVAPTLDSIEVDGDVSATSDELVLTFDRPVQATAAGITADDFAYINENGNVDNYVTAVSGVGDGDTQVTVTLNGAVEAGDVGSDIVSIQPDVLENTESPNKNVSATSDTFAETTAPVLTDATVGDDASTVTVTFDEQVQAANGSDLTAANFSYSGSANVTSVSQTADDTVVVTLDASVTSGEIGSAEIAVSDVYDRFGNSLTDSTAVTDGTKPSDLQIVQPTQQTTVKSDDLLDVTYGYVENVPDNAETTEITLTDNDGTSYTFTVDDTQYVAGVNKTVTLDLGNKGTLEDGAYHVEITVTDADSNEDTVQTEDAVVVVNDEAPTVSDVSIASDTSDIASDSTLNVTYDYDPAPNATSVTVWVVDSEDAGNFTSGDLANASYTTYEKSVDHGVVDDRKLSVDLGGEIADNDDYTVFVTATDADEMQSDAAQASSTLDVNAEKPSIESVEANAGSDTVTVQFTEAVVPGDDDANITRADFAYQNVNGAGASAIESVAVHDGDTVTLELDAEVTSGDLGSDHVNARGGQIVDTDGDNARVVGTDAVALSDSTQPTVGSVDAGAINANNADSYDVTVDTGSEVTDVSVTVTGSNGTSVSDSATAVTGEATLTVNASALEDGSVTVDVTVTDAAGNEASASRTVTKDTDAPTIESATTNAGTNTVTVTFSEDVTGVSASALGITSSSHEVIDVVDDGSSDATVLVVLNESVPAAAINDSSVAQITAAGVTDVAGNPVASQQKLTDVDAPSVMSVTADRGDENVTITFSENVDAGEEGALNASDFAYTDANDAGASGIESVTQTGPQTVVLTLNGSLTPSDMAEDTVGIEADSVFDSVGHPVAAHSSSIGITSDVSVSTTEDSVTVTVVSPNNVSTAIDSPITVEKKYRELGSLEGFELNERYTKTLKASDFEKVEAGVYEATVSVDEDGVYVASGTVDSMMMSAEGMVDAEAPHPTDAVITDVTSEAQLDDTRDTTRVRVLFNEPIDASEILPSDVSIEGFDGEVVAVQPAGPLGSVTVVVEGKVQTGAYPDVTIDGDSYTDLAGTAGEEGGDTVVHTDTLDLSKGQNFVSVPAASGELDLDELDTSEVDAIYAYDAASNEWEAYDPDAKENDFSALEGGEGYVFVMDEAATLEVNVYNVAGAEAGAAAPAPNQQELTEGWNLVGQFQEYDQSVTTALSSLGNDSVYSVLSQDESADGIAYESYGAGDFETMERGEAYWLFVQDDEVYTESSGHTVAV